A stretch of the Archangium violaceum genome encodes the following:
- a CDS encoding SDR family NAD(P)-dependent oxidoreductase, with product MTLNANPVKELEGKVAIVTGAAGGIGRATATLLRARGALVVAEDIKPEVEELASLGGIAPLVGDVSKEETARRAVALAIERFGKVDILVNNAARILNKLAVDMTVEEWDSIMAVNARGMFVHAREALRVMIPKGSGSIVNVGSYACYYALPTIAAYAASKGAVAQLTKVLAIENAAHGVRVNAVAPGDVETGILDDVRPDGRQFLVEHGKGAPIGRVAQPAEIAEVIAFLASDRASFVTGSVVMADGGYTAV from the coding sequence ATGACGCTCAATGCAAACCCCGTGAAGGAATTGGAAGGCAAGGTCGCCATCGTCACCGGCGCCGCTGGTGGCATCGGCCGCGCGACCGCGACGCTGCTGCGCGCGCGCGGAGCCCTCGTGGTCGCCGAGGACATCAAGCCCGAGGTGGAAGAGCTCGCGTCGCTGGGCGGCATCGCTCCGTTGGTTGGCGACGTGTCGAAAGAAGAGACCGCCCGGCGCGCGGTGGCCCTCGCCATCGAACGCTTCGGCAAGGTCGACATCCTCGTGAACAACGCCGCCCGGATCCTGAACAAGCTCGCGGTCGACATGACCGTCGAGGAGTGGGACTCGATCATGGCGGTCAACGCCCGCGGGATGTTCGTCCATGCGCGCGAGGCGCTGCGGGTGATGATCCCCAAGGGAAGCGGGTCGATCGTGAACGTCGGCTCCTACGCCTGCTACTACGCCCTGCCGACGATCGCCGCCTACGCGGCGTCGAAGGGCGCCGTCGCCCAACTCACCAAGGTGCTCGCCATCGAGAATGCCGCCCATGGCGTGCGGGTGAACGCGGTCGCTCCGGGCGACGTGGAGACTGGAATCCTGGATGACGTCCGGCCGGACGGCCGCCAGTTCCTGGTCGAGCATGGGAAGGGCGCACCCATCGGGCGCGTCGCCCAGCCGGCGGAAATCGCGGAGGTCATCGCCTTCCTGGCTTCTGACCGCGCGAGCTTCGTCACCGGCTCCGTCGTGATGGCCGATGGCGGCTACACCGCTGTCTGA
- a CDS encoding LysR family transcriptional regulator — MRGSDFADLKALATIVQEGSFSRAAARLRVSRSALSQTIRNLEERLGVLLLKRTTRSVAPTEAGERLLSRFQPALAEMEAAIADAQDLNRKPTGTIRIHAQRLASETFLEPIFAEFAEQHPDVTLDVKIDDAVVDIVAGGFDAGIRLGELLDQDMVAVPLGGEIRQLAVASPDYVAKHGAPATPKDLHAHRCIAFRWPGADAIYNWEFKRDANWFSVAVKGPLIVSDQRVAVRAAVAGVGIAFWVESEVRPLIDAGKLIPLLEDWSPLFPGFFLYLPRQRHRSRALQAFVEHLRRRFGQRSQARPMTLRPS; from the coding sequence ATGCGCGGCAGCGACTTCGCGGATCTCAAGGCCCTGGCGACCATCGTCCAGGAGGGGAGTTTCTCTCGGGCTGCGGCCCGGCTACGCGTCTCGCGCTCGGCCCTGAGCCAGACCATCCGGAATCTGGAGGAACGCCTCGGCGTCCTCCTGTTGAAACGCACCACCCGCAGCGTGGCCCCCACCGAGGCTGGAGAACGCCTGCTGTCGCGGTTCCAGCCGGCGCTGGCCGAGATGGAGGCCGCCATCGCCGATGCCCAGGACCTGAACCGGAAGCCGACGGGGACCATCCGGATCCACGCCCAGCGGCTGGCTTCCGAGACCTTCCTGGAGCCCATCTTCGCGGAGTTCGCCGAGCAGCATCCCGACGTCACGCTCGACGTGAAGATCGACGATGCCGTGGTCGACATCGTGGCGGGCGGCTTCGACGCGGGAATCCGGCTGGGCGAGCTGCTCGACCAGGACATGGTCGCGGTACCTCTCGGCGGAGAGATCCGCCAACTGGCGGTCGCCTCCCCCGATTACGTGGCGAAGCATGGGGCGCCAGCGACGCCGAAGGATCTGCACGCGCATCGGTGCATCGCCTTCCGGTGGCCGGGAGCCGACGCGATCTACAATTGGGAGTTCAAGCGGGACGCCAACTGGTTCTCCGTGGCTGTCAAAGGGCCGCTGATCGTCAGTGATCAGCGCGTGGCCGTGCGCGCCGCGGTGGCTGGCGTCGGGATCGCGTTCTGGGTCGAGAGCGAGGTGCGACCCCTGATCGACGCCGGGAAGCTCATCCCCCTGCTGGAGGACTGGTCACCGCTGTTCCCTGGCTTCTTCCTGTATCTGCCACGGCAACGGCACCGCTCGCGGGCACTGCAGGCCTTCGTCGAGCACCTGCGCCGCCGGTTTGGTCAGCGCTCCCAGGCTCGCCCGATGACCCTCCGACCGTCCTGA
- a CDS encoding hybrid sensor histidine kinase/response regulator, with amino-acid sequence MDYPPASSPGASDALLGDLEALNGITNGKTDERSQVEARLAMQNRLLELVARGTPLPDMLHSITRAIELLSPGMMASVLWVDDAGLLHVGAGASLPPDYNALVEGLAIGPTVGSCGAAAYSKRMVVVTDIGTHPNWAPYRDLMKAFRLQACWSGPILSSEDRVMGTLAMYYNEPRAPTEHELHLIETMAHIASVAMEKAKAEQERERLLARERQARQEAEAASRMKDEFLSTLSHELRTPLTAILGWAQLLRTRDMPEDKRQRALETIERNARAQTQLIEDLLDISRIVAGKLRLDVRPLEPLPILEAALDAVRPAAEARGVRLALRVAPDVGLLPVDSERLLQVVWNLLTNAIKFTPAGGQVVVRLERGEREARLEVEDTGQGIPRAFLPHVFERFRQADSSTTRSHGGLGLGLAIVRHVVEMHGGSVSAHSEGPGRGSTFRVTLPLTPSRASEPLPASQDRAQQDTRPPVAESSSLEGLRILVVEDAPDTLALVTEVLEGCRAQVVCAASTQEALAHLGTVRPDVLISDIGLAGEDGYSLIRWIRAQEHNGERLPAVALTAFARSEDRRRALAAGFDVHVAKPLNASTLISVVASLVPTRSS; translated from the coding sequence ATGGATTACCCGCCTGCCTCCTCGCCAGGTGCGTCGGACGCACTGCTTGGAGACCTGGAGGCACTCAACGGGATAACGAATGGCAAGACCGACGAGCGCAGCCAGGTGGAAGCGCGCCTGGCCATGCAGAACCGGCTGCTGGAGCTGGTGGCGCGTGGCACGCCACTGCCGGACATGCTGCATTCCATCACCCGCGCCATCGAGCTCTTGAGTCCGGGAATGATGGCCTCGGTGCTGTGGGTGGATGACGCCGGCCTCCTCCACGTGGGCGCTGGAGCGAGCCTCCCGCCGGACTACAACGCCCTCGTCGAGGGGCTGGCGATCGGCCCCACCGTTGGCTCCTGTGGCGCAGCCGCGTATTCGAAGCGGATGGTGGTGGTGACGGACATCGGCACGCACCCCAATTGGGCCCCCTACCGGGACTTGATGAAGGCGTTCCGGCTGCAGGCGTGCTGGTCCGGCCCCATCCTCTCCTCGGAGGATCGGGTCATGGGGACGCTGGCCATGTATTACAACGAGCCGCGGGCCCCCACGGAGCACGAGCTGCACCTCATCGAGACCATGGCCCACATCGCCTCCGTGGCGATGGAGAAGGCAAAGGCCGAACAGGAGCGTGAGCGCCTGCTGGCCCGTGAGCGTCAGGCCCGCCAGGAAGCCGAGGCCGCCAGCCGGATGAAGGACGAATTCCTCTCCACGCTGTCCCACGAGCTGCGCACGCCCCTCACCGCCATCCTCGGGTGGGCCCAGTTGCTGCGCACGCGCGACATGCCGGAGGACAAGCGCCAGCGGGCCCTGGAGACCATCGAGCGCAACGCGCGGGCCCAGACACAGCTCATCGAGGATCTGCTGGACATCAGTCGCATCGTCGCGGGGAAGCTGCGGCTGGACGTACGTCCGTTGGAGCCACTGCCCATCCTGGAGGCGGCACTCGACGCGGTCCGCCCGGCGGCCGAGGCGAGGGGCGTGCGGCTGGCGCTGCGGGTCGCCCCCGACGTGGGGCTCCTGCCCGTGGATTCCGAGCGCCTGCTCCAGGTGGTGTGGAACCTGCTCACCAACGCCATCAAGTTCACGCCAGCGGGAGGTCAGGTGGTGGTACGGCTGGAGCGTGGAGAGAGAGAGGCCCGGCTGGAAGTGGAGGACACGGGCCAGGGCATCCCCCGGGCATTCCTGCCACATGTCTTCGAGCGCTTCCGCCAGGCCGACAGCAGCACCACGCGCTCCCATGGAGGCCTGGGCCTGGGGCTGGCCATCGTGCGCCACGTCGTGGAGATGCACGGGGGCAGTGTGTCGGCGCACAGCGAGGGACCGGGCCGGGGCTCCACTTTTCGTGTCACCCTGCCGCTGACGCCGTCGCGCGCATCGGAGCCGCTCCCGGCCAGTCAGGACCGGGCACAGCAGGACACCCGCCCCCCGGTGGCTGAATCGTCTTCCCTGGAAGGGCTTCGCATCCTCGTGGTGGAGGACGCGCCAGATACCCTGGCCCTCGTCACCGAGGTGCTGGAAGGCTGTCGCGCTCAGGTGGTGTGCGCGGCGAGTACGCAGGAGGCGCTGGCGCACCTCGGCACCGTCCGGCCCGACGTACTCATCTCGGACATCGGCCTGGCAGGAGAGGACGGCTACAGCTTGATTCGTTGGATCCGCGCCCAGGAGCACAACGGGGAGCGGCTCCCCGCCGTGGCGCTCACGGCCTTTGCCCGGAGCGAGGATCGGCGGCGCGCCCTGGCCGCGGGCTTCGATGTGCACGTCGCCAAGCCGCTGAACGCCTCCACGCTCATCTCCGTGGTGGCCTCGCTCGTCCCCACCCGAAGCTCCTGA
- a CDS encoding carbohydrate porin, with the protein MTNKALLAAITATCAAVTAHADPLPIPIIFSGYMRAGTGINVRGGTQVCAGLPGADTKWRLGNECDYVIEPSLNARLVSASGSDWHVHFMPGIYRAWGGKEFQTYNSGVVIPDSGTDELVARFGQVYAYGTNIAALGNGKIWVGRRFYNRLQTGINDQFLEINDGDGAGIEDMNVVIGKLSVAAMLNPRGSANNNRISVPVRLTGIKDLPGGELAMYVTPSVQLRSDDQVSSDSPAVDANGLAVGLYQTLNGVLFGGNTLVGLKMDWYGTTRNSRVVLQQSASLGGTIIEGLAEYRINKAAGNAGNKWFGIGVRSDTHVIGPFRVLAEAGHDVVKPDNGGHTRNMTKLTLATAVSAGDQASSRPTVRLFVTHAIWDEAARLSFDPTSRLRQVFGDQKAGTSVGLQAEAWW; encoded by the coding sequence ATGACGAACAAGGCTTTGCTCGCGGCCATCACCGCCACCTGTGCCGCCGTGACGGCCCATGCCGACCCGCTCCCCATCCCCATCATCTTCTCGGGCTACATGCGCGCCGGGACTGGCATCAACGTTCGGGGTGGTACGCAAGTTTGCGCCGGCCTGCCCGGTGCCGACACCAAATGGCGTCTGGGCAATGAGTGTGACTACGTCATCGAGCCGAGCCTCAATGCCAGGCTCGTCTCGGCCTCGGGCTCTGACTGGCATGTGCACTTCATGCCCGGAATCTATCGCGCCTGGGGAGGCAAGGAGTTTCAAACCTACAACTCAGGGGTGGTCATTCCAGATAGCGGTACGGACGAGCTCGTGGCCCGCTTCGGCCAGGTCTATGCCTATGGGACCAACATCGCGGCGCTCGGCAACGGAAAGATCTGGGTGGGCCGGCGCTTCTACAACCGCCTCCAGACGGGCATCAACGACCAGTTCCTCGAGATCAACGATGGCGATGGCGCGGGCATCGAGGACATGAACGTGGTCATCGGCAAGCTCAGCGTGGCCGCCATGCTGAACCCTCGCGGGAGTGCCAACAACAACCGCATCAGCGTGCCCGTGCGGCTGACCGGCATCAAGGACCTGCCCGGTGGCGAACTTGCCATGTACGTCACTCCGTCCGTGCAACTCCGGAGCGATGACCAGGTGTCCTCCGACTCTCCGGCCGTGGACGCGAATGGGCTGGCCGTGGGTCTCTACCAGACCCTGAACGGCGTCCTGTTCGGGGGCAACACGCTCGTCGGCTTGAAGATGGATTGGTACGGCACCACGCGCAACAGCCGTGTCGTGCTTCAGCAGTCGGCTTCCCTGGGTGGCACCATCATCGAGGGCCTGGCCGAGTACCGCATCAACAAGGCCGCTGGTAACGCTGGCAACAAGTGGTTTGGCATCGGCGTCCGCTCCGACACGCATGTCATCGGTCCCTTCCGCGTGCTGGCCGAGGCTGGCCATGACGTGGTCAAGCCGGACAACGGTGGGCACACCCGCAACATGACCAAGCTCACCCTGGCGACGGCGGTGTCCGCGGGCGATCAGGCCAGCTCCCGCCCGACGGTCCGTCTGTTCGTCACGCACGCCATCTGGGACGAGGCGGCTCGCTTGAGCTTCGACCCGACGTCGCGTCTGCGTCAGGTGTTTGGTGACCAGAAGGCTGGCACTTCGGTGGGTCTCCAGGCTGAAGCCTGGTGGTGA
- a CDS encoding alkaline phosphatase PhoX: protein MSHTRRTALHRRTVLKAGAALALPFVLGRCARPENDAGLRPDPDGILDLPEGFRYRILERRGERMSDGYRVPGQQDGMGCFAGPEGSNTLVLMRNHELEAGQEDMSPYFPGQAVPAQAYRPGSGSPGGVTRVVVDATTFTRVSSNLVLAGSARNCAGGSSPWGWLTCEETVKEGHGYVFLCDPEATGVRDAVRIPALGRMNHEAAVVDPTSFLTYLTEDRDDSCFYRFVPENPGERLGPGSRGRLQALRIEAEPRRDMNVGVRPGDTFQVDWVDLPRPEAEDDSLRAQGAERGAALFRRGEGLFFHDGSLFFCATTGGPAAGGQLWRYTPSGSQGGTLRLLAQSEDRSLLDMPDNICVAPWGDVVMAEDGSDPRWPDEFLRILTPSGQVKNLARNAMSRGELAGVCLSPDGRALFVNMQSDGVTLVITGPFQQYTGTGL from the coding sequence ATGAGCCACACGCGCCGCACCGCCCTCCACCGCCGCACCGTCCTGAAAGCGGGCGCGGCCCTCGCGCTGCCCTTCGTGCTGGGCCGCTGCGCCCGTCCCGAGAACGACGCCGGGCTGCGGCCGGACCCCGACGGCATCCTCGACCTGCCCGAGGGCTTCCGCTACCGCATCCTCGAGCGCCGGGGCGAGCGGATGAGCGATGGGTACCGCGTCCCCGGGCAGCAGGACGGCATGGGCTGCTTCGCCGGACCCGAGGGCAGCAACACCCTCGTGCTGATGCGCAACCACGAGCTGGAGGCGGGCCAGGAGGACATGAGCCCGTACTTCCCGGGACAGGCCGTGCCGGCCCAGGCGTACCGGCCCGGCTCCGGTAGCCCGGGCGGAGTGACGCGCGTGGTGGTGGATGCCACCACCTTCACCCGCGTCTCCAGCAACCTCGTGCTCGCGGGCTCCGCGCGCAATTGCGCCGGAGGGAGCTCTCCGTGGGGCTGGCTCACCTGCGAGGAGACCGTCAAGGAGGGTCACGGCTACGTCTTCCTGTGCGACCCGGAGGCCACCGGGGTGCGGGACGCGGTGCGCATCCCCGCGCTCGGCAGGATGAACCACGAGGCGGCCGTGGTGGATCCGACGAGCTTCCTCACGTACCTCACCGAGGATCGCGACGACAGCTGCTTCTACCGTTTCGTCCCCGAGAACCCTGGCGAGCGGCTCGGGCCCGGGTCGCGCGGCCGACTGCAGGCGCTGCGCATCGAGGCCGAGCCCAGGCGGGACATGAACGTGGGCGTACGGCCGGGCGATACCTTCCAGGTGGACTGGGTGGACCTGCCCCGGCCCGAGGCGGAGGACGACTCACTCCGGGCCCAGGGCGCCGAGCGCGGCGCCGCCCTCTTCCGCCGTGGCGAGGGCCTCTTCTTCCACGACGGCTCCCTCTTCTTCTGCGCCACCACCGGGGGCCCGGCCGCGGGCGGGCAGCTCTGGCGCTACACCCCCTCGGGGAGTCAGGGCGGCACGCTGCGACTGCTCGCGCAGTCGGAGGACCGGAGCCTGCTCGACATGCCGGACAACATCTGCGTCGCCCCCTGGGGCGATGTGGTGATGGCCGAGGACGGAAGCGACCCGCGCTGGCCCGACGAGTTCCTGCGCATCCTCACCCCGTCCGGGCAGGTGAAGAACCTCGCGCGCAACGCCATGAGCCGGGGCGAGCTCGCCGGTGTGTGCCTCTCCCCGGACGGCCGCGCCCTCTTCGTCAACATGCAGAGCGACGGCGTCACCCTGGTCATCACCGGCCCCTTCCAGCAGTACACCGGCACGGGGCTGTAG
- a CDS encoding OmpA/MotB family protein → MRNRLLTSLCAFTLATGCVTQGKYDTAMQRAQTLDEQLKGEQGARAAAEEKVRQLEEQVKGLEQEKEALTARLNTSEARLTSSAAERRGLEQKIAELTALNEELATSKRKLTEAKEALEKKSAEYESLAQSLKTEISEGKIELSELRGRMTVNLKDKILFASGSARVGKEGEAALKKIAEALKGVQGKIIRVEGHTDDVPTDPKGPFPSNWELSLARAMAVVRALQDAGVDPTVLSAAGYGPYQPIAPNDSADNRSLNRRIEIVLAPGTGTTTTTSSR, encoded by the coding sequence ATGCGGAACCGGCTGCTGACCTCTCTCTGTGCCTTCACGCTCGCCACGGGTTGCGTCACCCAGGGCAAGTACGACACGGCGATGCAAAGGGCCCAGACGCTCGACGAGCAGCTGAAGGGGGAGCAGGGCGCTCGTGCGGCGGCCGAGGAGAAGGTGCGGCAGCTGGAGGAGCAGGTGAAGGGCCTGGAGCAGGAGAAGGAGGCGCTGACGGCGCGTCTCAACACCTCCGAGGCGCGGCTGACCTCGAGCGCCGCCGAGCGCCGGGGCCTGGAGCAGAAGATCGCCGAGCTCACCGCGCTCAACGAGGAGCTGGCCACCTCCAAGCGCAAGCTCACCGAGGCCAAGGAAGCGCTGGAGAAGAAGAGCGCCGAGTACGAGAGCCTCGCCCAGAGCCTGAAGACGGAGATCTCCGAGGGGAAGATCGAGCTGTCGGAGCTCCGGGGCCGGATGACGGTGAACCTGAAGGACAAGATCCTCTTCGCCTCGGGCTCGGCGCGGGTGGGCAAGGAGGGGGAGGCGGCGCTGAAGAAGATCGCCGAGGCGCTCAAGGGCGTGCAGGGGAAGATCATCCGGGTGGAGGGACACACGGATGACGTGCCCACGGATCCGAAGGGTCCGTTCCCCTCGAACTGGGAGCTGAGCCTGGCGCGGGCGATGGCGGTGGTGCGGGCGCTGCAGGACGCGGGCGTGGATCCCACCGTGCTGTCCGCCGCGGGCTACGGTCCGTACCAGCCGATCGCTCCCAACGACTCGGCGGACAACCGCAGCCTCAACCGCCGCATCGAGATCGTCCTGGCTCCGGGGACGGGGACGACGACCACCACGAGCAGCCGTTAG
- a CDS encoding tetratricopeptide repeat protein — translation MRKLLLGVLCMTVGCATTPSSSTSSTSSGAPEASARPGVKDSATVDELKAGSEKARESKDWARLQSLSRELARREPDNGEALAYAGMASIMLGQKEEGIAELEKSVTVEDSAAVRYILASVLQGEEQLQRALEHLERAVVLDEGAVQLWYDLALLRARLGMLDGAFAAAERVKALAPKAAQTESLGMFLAQWHAATRMPQEAAAHNARGAKLALEGRMDEALAEFEAAVKVAPDYADARYNLAQLLTKKGDKARAEQEYRKAIPGFHEREKALRADAQNNLAFLLVERGVKGEEPVTLARAAIETRGERPSYLDTLARACDARGDKACAVDAFRKLLASSETLPFDVRTHAEQRLKTLAP, via the coding sequence ATGCGAAAGCTCCTCCTTGGCGTGTTGTGCATGACGGTGGGTTGCGCCACCACCCCGTCCTCCTCCACCTCGTCCACCTCCAGCGGCGCCCCCGAGGCGTCCGCCAGGCCCGGGGTGAAGGACTCGGCTACCGTCGATGAGCTGAAGGCGGGGAGCGAGAAGGCGCGCGAGAGCAAGGATTGGGCGCGCCTCCAGTCGCTCTCCCGTGAGCTCGCGAGGCGCGAGCCGGACAATGGGGAGGCGCTGGCCTACGCGGGGATGGCGAGCATCATGCTGGGCCAGAAGGAGGAGGGCATCGCGGAGCTGGAGAAGAGCGTGACGGTGGAGGACAGCGCCGCCGTCCGCTACATCCTGGCGAGCGTGCTCCAGGGAGAGGAGCAGCTTCAGCGGGCGCTGGAGCACCTGGAGCGCGCGGTGGTGCTGGACGAGGGGGCGGTCCAGCTCTGGTACGACCTGGCGCTGTTGCGAGCGCGGCTGGGCATGCTCGACGGGGCCTTCGCCGCGGCCGAGCGCGTGAAGGCGCTGGCTCCGAAGGCCGCGCAGACGGAGTCGCTGGGGATGTTCCTGGCCCAGTGGCACGCGGCGACGCGGATGCCCCAGGAAGCCGCGGCCCACAACGCGCGGGGCGCGAAGCTGGCGCTCGAGGGCCGTATGGATGAGGCCCTCGCCGAGTTCGAGGCCGCGGTGAAGGTGGCCCCGGACTACGCGGATGCGCGTTACAACCTCGCCCAGCTGCTGACGAAGAAGGGGGACAAGGCGCGCGCCGAGCAGGAGTACCGGAAGGCCATTCCGGGCTTCCACGAGCGCGAGAAGGCGCTGCGCGCGGATGCGCAGAACAACCTGGCGTTCCTGTTGGTGGAGCGGGGCGTCAAGGGCGAGGAGCCCGTCACCCTGGCGCGCGCCGCCATCGAGACGCGGGGCGAGCGGCCGAGCTACCTGGACACGCTCGCGCGGGCCTGCGACGCCAGGGGGGACAAGGCGTGCGCCGTGGACGCGTTCCGGAAGCTGCTCGCGTCCAGCGAGACGTTGCCGTTCGACGTGAGGACCCACGCCGAGCAGCGGCTCAAGACGCTGGCCCCCTGA